A DNA window from Onychostoma macrolepis isolate SWU-2019 chromosome 13, ASM1243209v1, whole genome shotgun sequence contains the following coding sequences:
- the c13h2orf50 gene encoding uncharacterized protein C2orf50 homolog, giving the protein MDRKGNMRRATSAGYRLPDRPNGPLASQSSVSVFRNSGDRTRNTGETPAQDDDTRDPVKQDQVWREFMRAERTGVKEWEKNWSFLMNFDQLGHPHTETPLPSSVSSYSDRVPNTSNQMFGSGLYTELGKELIRLDNLLTLTANHRKTKRNPEMQPC; this is encoded by the exons ATGGATAGGAAAGGAAACATGCGGCGCGCCACTTCGGCTGGGTACCGTTTACCGGACCGACCCAATGGTCCTCTCGCCTCTCAGTCCTCGGTCTCAGTGTTCAGGAATTCAGGGGACAGGACACGAAACACCGGCGAGACACCGGCGCAAGACGATGATACCCGAGATCCGGTAAAGCAGGACCAGGTTTGGAGAGAGTTTATGCGCGCGGAGCGAACCGGTGTGAAAGAATG GGAGAAGAACTGGAGTTTCCTGATGAACTTTGACCAGCTG GGTCATCCGCATACAGAAACTCCTCTCCCCAGCTCGGTGTCTTCATACTCAGACAGAGTCCCAAACACCAGTAACCAAATGTTCGGCAGCGGCCTGTACACTGAGCTGGGCAAAGAGCTGATTCGCCTGGACAATCTGCTAACCCTGACAGCGAACCACCGCAAGACCAAAAGGAATCCAGAGATGCAACCCTGCTGA